A window of Methanolobus sediminis contains these coding sequences:
- a CDS encoding DUF927 domain-containing protein translates to MITKDDINFDGDMEGRILIDGTFEIPETFFNTDFYIPRGYEVKDRCVKEIRLDENDNPVLNAVGIPIGYQICDSACMITGRSLGLDDNERYLKVTFHDGRNWLHYWIKQKEIFTKKGIFEHLVSQGFVTDEKDAARVTKYFRKCYTVNDASNTLVQGIVASSNGWKHDNTCFVFGTRMICESGVDKEVFLTDSSLEEKLSAKGTVEEWVAGNKRLLAFPKPRFVCYAAMTAPLLEPLNVSSFLVDSTGGSSTGKTTEDDAAISQIGNPKALKHKGESTVASVEENAKMFSGLPLYYDETTNTSEKTAQNIIYTIANETEKGRARKDGGLRETKSWKCVGLTTGEKSLINYAGNTGQYARVITLKGGIGQSGIKDIVDESKATNVNNYGHIIEPFLRKVFKHKAELNVWFREYKSQFEVMDNDINNRLIDYFAAIAVAGKLLEEVYQEIGIEPVNHLEIVNQIYEEVVLNNPIKDQAIVALERVYDWMSSHSGHFINEMSIADIRTWVTVSDKAPDIVYGWYGNPKGIMHIDFNKSELDKFLEREGFNPSYVIDYWKNYGILTVGSIKDRKTGQPKDDPSGARNVSHYIKNQSKKTPQRVISIQEEKFKQVLELTDSDIIERIGRKSVW, encoded by the coding sequence ATGATAACTAAAGATGATATTAATTTTGATGGTGACATGGAAGGGAGGATTCTTATTGATGGCACATTTGAAATTCCTGAAACATTCTTCAATACCGATTTCTACATTCCTCGCGGTTATGAAGTAAAAGATCGTTGTGTGAAAGAAATCCGATTAGATGAAAATGATAATCCTGTCCTTAATGCAGTTGGAATACCAATAGGTTATCAAATCTGTGATAGTGCTTGCATGATAACAGGTAGAAGTCTTGGGCTTGATGACAATGAACGTTATTTGAAGGTAACATTTCATGATGGTCGTAATTGGTTGCACTATTGGATAAAGCAGAAGGAAATATTCACCAAGAAAGGTATATTTGAACATCTTGTAAGCCAAGGATTCGTTACAGATGAGAAAGATGCTGCAAGAGTAACCAAGTATTTTAGAAAATGCTATACTGTCAATGATGCATCGAACACATTAGTACAAGGCATAGTTGCAAGTTCTAATGGATGGAAACATGACAATACCTGTTTTGTCTTCGGTACAAGAATGATTTGTGAAAGTGGTGTTGACAAAGAAGTCTTCTTAACCGATAGCAGCCTTGAAGAAAAACTTAGTGCAAAAGGTACAGTGGAAGAATGGGTAGCAGGCAATAAGAGGTTATTAGCTTTTCCAAAACCAAGGTTTGTTTGCTACGCAGCAATGACGGCACCATTGTTGGAACCTCTTAATGTTTCATCATTTTTAGTAGACTCAACAGGCGGTTCAAGTACAGGAAAGACAACAGAAGATGATGCAGCAATCAGTCAGATTGGAAATCCAAAAGCATTGAAACATAAGGGTGAAAGCACAGTAGCTTCAGTTGAAGAAAATGCAAAGATGTTTTCAGGACTGCCTTTGTATTATGATGAAACAACCAATACATCAGAAAAAACAGCACAAAATATCATTTACACCATTGCAAATGAAACCGAAAAGGGTCGTGCTAGGAAGGATGGTGGATTAAGGGAAACTAAATCATGGAAATGCGTTGGATTGACAACAGGCGAGAAGTCGCTTATCAATTATGCAGGAAATACAGGACAGTATGCAAGGGTCATTACACTTAAAGGTGGAATTGGTCAATCAGGCATCAAGGATATTGTTGATGAGTCTAAAGCTACAAACGTAAACAACTATGGTCATATTATTGAACCATTCCTTAGGAAAGTATTCAAGCACAAAGCTGAACTTAATGTTTGGTTTCGGGAATATAAATCCCAGTTTGAAGTAATGGACAATGATATCAATAATCGTTTGATTGATTATTTTGCAGCAATTGCAGTTGCGGGTAAGTTGCTTGAAGAAGTTTATCAGGAAATAGGTATCGAACCTGTAAACCATTTGGAAATTGTCAATCAGATTTATGAAGAGGTTGTATTGAACAATCCAATTAAAGACCAAGCAATTGTAGCACTTGAAAGAGTTTATGATTGGATGTCTTCTCATTCAGGTCATTTTATAAATGAGATGAGTATAGCCGACATCAGAACATGGGTTACGGTTTCAGATAAAGCTCCTGATATTGTTTATGGTTGGTATGGAAATCCAAAAGGTATTATGCATATTGATTTTAATAAGTCCGAGTTGGATAAATTCTTAGAACGAGAAGGTTTCAATCCAAGCTATGTTATTGACTATTGGAAGAATTACGGGATTTTAACCGTTGGCAGCATAAAGGATAGAAAAACAGGACAACCAAAAGATGATCCATCAGGTGCGAGAAATGTGTCACATTACATTAAAAACCAAAGTAAGAAGACACCACAAAGAGTGATTAGCATACAAGAGGAAAAGTTCAAACAGGTATTGGAATTAACAGATTCAGATATAATAGAAAGAATAGGTCGCAAATCTGTATGGTAA
- a CDS encoding tyrosine-type recombinase/integrase — protein sequence MSYVVELKNARARLKRLGTEYTITSTGRFVPILTTDSNIEIADGYINYLVRQGEDVIKKTSICNMIDSMVFLLTNTDFELSSISESDIDDYLTMLETYISNRGKPLSEKSKATRKMHLRDFLKYMKKDELLSMLKVRNPRSQRKLPENLLTIEDVYTLIEHESTARDRAFIATLYESGARIGEIMSCLIYHVEFDSEGLAHIQFPSGKTGSRRVKLVMAASYLRQWIDAHPLKDDPNAALWVSLDKNIKPIKKQAMSDKIKRVAKKAGIKKPVNPHHFRHSRATHLANHLTEQQMKQHLGWTPGSNMPEIYVHLSGRDTDNAIDAMYGIKKLEEQVDPSKPVRCPRCKEYNKKDKKHRFCIKCGYGLDEKAQQEKDNTIDEMISIILKSPEIHELYERKKAELKQ from the coding sequence ATGTCATATGTAGTTGAATTAAAGAACGCAAGAGCTCGTTTGAAGAGATTAGGTACAGAATATACAATCACATCCACAGGTAGATTTGTTCCTATTTTAACAACAGATTCTAACATTGAAATAGCTGATGGATACATAAACTACTTAGTACGACAAGGGGAAGATGTGATTAAGAAAACTTCAATCTGCAATATGATAGATAGTATGGTTTTTCTTTTGACCAATACAGATTTTGAATTAAGTTCGATATCTGAATCAGACATTGATGATTATTTAACAATGCTTGAAACATATATTAGCAATAGAGGAAAACCATTATCAGAAAAATCAAAAGCAACTCGTAAGATGCATTTACGTGATTTTTTGAAATATATGAAAAAGGATGAACTTCTTAGTATGTTAAAGGTCAGAAATCCAAGGAGTCAAAGGAAGCTACCTGAAAACCTGCTAACTATAGAAGATGTTTATACATTAATTGAACATGAAAGCACAGCAAGAGATAGAGCCTTCATTGCTACCCTTTATGAATCAGGAGCAAGAATCGGAGAAATAATGTCTTGTTTGATATATCATGTTGAGTTTGATAGTGAAGGTCTTGCACATATTCAATTCCCATCAGGCAAAACAGGTTCAAGAAGAGTTAAACTTGTTATGGCAGCAAGTTATCTGCGCCAATGGATTGATGCACATCCTTTGAAAGATGACCCGAATGCAGCATTATGGGTAAGTTTGGATAAAAATATCAAGCCAATAAAGAAACAAGCAATGAGTGACAAAATAAAACGTGTTGCAAAGAAAGCAGGAATCAAGAAACCTGTAAATCCTCATCATTTCCGACACTCAAGGGCGACCCATTTAGCAAATCATCTAACTGAACAACAAATGAAGCAGCATTTAGGTTGGACTCCTGGTTCAAATATGCCTGAAATTTATGTTCATCTATCAGGAAGAGATACAGATAATGCAATAGATGCAATGTATGGAATCAAGAAGCTTGAAGAACAAGTTGACCCATCAAAACCTGTAAGATGTCCGAGATGTAAGGAATATAATAAAAAAGATAAAAAGCATCGGTTCTGTATAAAATGTGGCTATGGGCTTGACGAGAAAGCACAACAGGAGAAGGACAATACTATTGATGAAATGATATCAATAATATTGAAAAGCCCAGAGATACATGAGCTATATGAACGTAAGAAAGCAGAACTAAAACAGTAA
- the ala gene encoding alanine dehydrogenase: MDVLWLDQSDVRSVIDMPLTLSAVETGFREHGLKKVQMPPKSYLYFDKHNGDLRTMPSFMEEKDIAGVKIVNVHPDNRERGLPTVMAVIVLNSTETGAPLAIMDGTHVTDMRTGAAGGVAAKYLARKDSRVVGMVGTGGQARTQLLALSEVMDIEEVKISCRNAAHCESFEKDMQKVVSCDFTRKESIRDVCDCDVLVTTTPLREPVVKSEWLREGTHINAIGADAMGKQELESSVMKKARIIVDDIVQASHSGEVNVPLSQGIISESDIYAELGEVVAGVKKGRLSDEDITIFDSTGLAVQDLVTANIVYTKAVELGIGKKMKLF; the protein is encoded by the coding sequence ATGGATGTTCTGTGGCTTGACCAGTCTGATGTTCGAAGTGTAATCGATATGCCTCTTACCCTGTCTGCTGTGGAGACCGGATTCAGGGAGCATGGCCTTAAAAAGGTACAGATGCCTCCTAAATCATATCTTTATTTTGATAAGCACAATGGTGATCTGCGCACCATGCCATCGTTTATGGAAGAAAAGGACATTGCAGGTGTTAAAATAGTCAACGTTCACCCGGATAACCGCGAAAGAGGTCTTCCTACCGTTATGGCCGTGATAGTTCTCAACTCTACGGAAACCGGTGCACCTCTTGCTATCATGGATGGTACGCATGTGACTGACATGAGGACCGGTGCCGCAGGTGGAGTTGCTGCAAAATACCTTGCACGCAAAGATTCACGTGTGGTCGGAATGGTTGGCACAGGCGGCCAGGCCAGAACCCAACTGCTGGCATTGTCAGAAGTTATGGATATCGAGGAAGTAAAGATCAGTTGCAGAAATGCTGCTCATTGTGAATCCTTTGAAAAGGATATGCAGAAAGTGGTCAGCTGTGACTTTACAAGAAAAGAGAGCATCAGGGATGTATGCGACTGTGATGTCCTTGTAACTACTACTCCATTGAGGGAGCCGGTTGTAAAGTCAGAGTGGCTTCGTGAAGGTACACATATTAATGCCATCGGTGCCGATGCCATGGGTAAGCAGGAACTGGAATCTTCAGTTATGAAAAAGGCAAGGATAATTGTTGATGATATTGTCCAGGCATCCCATTCAGGAGAGGTGAATGTACCGCTGTCCCAGGGAATTATCTCTGAATCAGATATCTATGCCGAACTTGGCGAAGTGGTCGCAGGAGTAAAAAAAGGTCGTCTTTCTGATGAGGATATTACTATATTTGATTCTACGGGGCTTGCAGTGCAGGATCTTGTGACTGCAAATATTGTTTATACAAAAGCTGTGGAGCTGGGTATCGGGAAAAAGATGAAGTTGTTCTGA
- a CDS encoding cytochrome-c peroxidase — translation MNKRTLLIALALFLFTIAVHNALAEEQEFTKQEELGRLLYFDESLSTPEGQSCASCHDPGAGFADPDSYLPVSEGVLPNRFGNRNSPSAAYAAYSPEFYYDSEEELYIGGQFWDGRAPTLEEQAKGPFLNPLEMNNPNKEVVIVKINKSDYAGLFEEVTGVDLENLSEENVELAYNEMANAIAAFERTSELNQFSSKYDLFVAKEIKLDKIEREGLKLFNEKAMCAECHPSAPDDGLNPDHALFTDYTYDNLGTPKNPDNPFYDLPTSFNPDGEGFIDYGLGGFLKMAGYENWESENGKVKVPTLRNIAVTAPYMHNGVFENLTEVVNFYNTRDVADWPAPEVAENINQDELGDLGLTEEEIAAIVAFMETLTDGYDPESQE, via the coding sequence ATGAATAAAAGAACATTATTGATAGCGCTAGCTTTATTTTTATTTACGATTGCAGTCCATAATGCTCTGGCAGAAGAGCAAGAGTTTACAAAACAGGAAGAGTTGGGAAGATTACTATATTTTGATGAGAGCCTTTCCACACCAGAAGGACAGTCCTGTGCCAGTTGTCACGACCCCGGTGCAGGATTTGCAGACCCGGATAGTTACCTTCCGGTATCTGAAGGTGTACTTCCTAACAGATTTGGCAACAGGAACAGTCCGTCTGCAGCCTATGCTGCATATAGTCCGGAATTTTACTATGATTCTGAAGAGGAATTGTACATTGGGGGACAGTTCTGGGACGGACGTGCACCAACTCTCGAAGAACAGGCAAAAGGACCATTCCTGAACCCTCTTGAGATGAACAACCCCAATAAAGAGGTAGTCATAGTCAAGATCAACAAGTCAGATTATGCAGGTCTTTTTGAAGAGGTTACAGGGGTAGATCTCGAAAACCTTTCCGAAGAAAATGTTGAACTTGCCTACAACGAGATGGCAAATGCCATTGCGGCATTTGAGAGAACATCAGAACTAAATCAGTTCTCCTCAAAGTATGATCTGTTTGTGGCTAAAGAAATCAAACTCGATAAGATAGAAAGAGAAGGCCTTAAACTCTTTAATGAAAAAGCCATGTGTGCAGAGTGCCATCCAAGTGCACCTGATGATGGTCTTAATCCAGACCATGCACTGTTCACGGATTACACCTATGATAACCTAGGAACCCCAAAGAATCCGGATAATCCATTCTATGACCTTCCTACAAGCTTCAATCCAGATGGCGAAGGCTTCATCGACTATGGCCTTGGAGGTTTCCTCAAGATGGCCGGTTATGAGAACTGGGAATCCGAAAATGGTAAAGTGAAAGTACCTACCCTAAGAAACATTGCTGTCACTGCACCTTACATGCACAACGGTGTATTCGAGAACCTTACAGAGGTTGTGAACTTCTATAACACAAGGGATGTTGCAGACTGGCCTGCACCTGAAGTTGCTGAAAATATCAATCAGGATGAACTAGGCGACCTTGGATTGACAGAAGAAGAAATTGCAGCAATTGTTGCTTTCATGGAAACCCTGACAGATGGATATGACCCGGAGAGTCAGGAATAA
- a CDS encoding PepSY domain-containing protein codes for MRKITTILLAGMLIAAIAGIGMASAATDETDDATFFGHMYRWAGQCVGYANGYMNGYGYADCPVYGAYATDGATVDIAVDNVNDAIAIAEDATGQTISESDVYQMGRWWVFTYSEDDTVKQGRIDAYTGDVIEDFYTDSTYQGQYYQGGRGMRGSGYSGYGGCGYRY; via the coding sequence ATGAGAAAAATTACAACAATACTCCTTGCTGGTATGCTCATTGCAGCAATTGCAGGGATTGGAATGGCAAGTGCAGCAACAGATGAAACTGATGATGCTACTTTCTTTGGACATATGTATAGGTGGGCAGGACAATGTGTCGGATATGCTAACGGATATATGAACGGGTATGGATATGCAGATTGTCCGGTATACGGAGCATATGCAACTGATGGAGCAACAGTTGATATTGCAGTAGACAATGTCAATGATGCTATCGCGATCGCAGAAGATGCAACAGGCCAGACGATATCCGAATCAGATGTATATCAGATGGGCAGATGGTGGGTATTTACCTACAGTGAAGATGATACCGTAAAGCAGGGTCGTATAGATGCATACACCGGCGATGTCATAGAAGACTTCTATACAGATTCCACATATCAGGGTCAGTATTACCAGGGCGGACGTGGAATGCGTGGAAGCGGATATAGTGGCTATGGTGGCTGTGGCTATAGATACTGA
- a CDS encoding ArsR/SmtB family transcription factor translates to MTKTLQQIITIGEAISHPVRLKLLYLLSERERYIYDLAKDLDISRQVVQLHLKRLEKAGFVESDLRLEDNDNRAKKFYKLKEFNVDICLEDLDEIFD, encoded by the coding sequence ATGACAAAAACACTTCAGCAAATAATAACTATCGGAGAGGCTATTTCGCATCCTGTAAGATTAAAACTTTTGTATCTCCTCTCAGAAAGAGAGAGATATATATATGATCTGGCCAAGGATTTAGATATCTCACGCCAGGTTGTCCAGTTGCATTTGAAAAGACTGGAAAAAGCAGGATTTGTTGAAAGTGATCTGAGGCTTGAGGATAACGATAATCGTGCAAAGAAATTCTACAAACTGAAAGAATTCAATGTTGATATTTGTCTTGAAGATCTGGATGAAATATTTGATTGA
- a CDS encoding class I SAM-dependent methyltransferase — MSIISKYNRASYVFDTMEIPMEHMWFSKWRKDILSGLSGKVLDVGIGTGKNIPHYPDECEIVGVDISNKMLSHAREKAAHKDNISLFQMDAENLGFKDNSFDYVITTFVLCSIPDPIAALKEMKRVCKSDGLIINLEHMKSDNRIIAFIEDLFNPLIVAITGVNINRETVENVKKAGLNVIDVKNKALIDVFRLIRSKP, encoded by the coding sequence ATGTCAATTATCTCCAAATATAACCGTGCATCCTATGTTTTTGACACAATGGAAATTCCTATGGAGCACATGTGGTTCAGTAAATGGAGAAAGGATATATTGTCAGGACTATCCGGCAAAGTGCTGGATGTAGGTATTGGAACAGGAAAAAACATACCCCATTATCCTGATGAATGTGAGATTGTCGGAGTTGATATTAGCAACAAAATGCTTTCTCATGCGAGGGAAAAAGCTGCTCATAAGGATAACATTTCCCTTTTCCAGATGGATGCTGAAAACCTGGGATTTAAGGATAACAGCTTTGATTATGTGATCACGACTTTTGTCCTGTGTTCAATACCTGACCCAATTGCTGCACTGAAAGAAATGAAACGTGTATGCAAATCTGATGGTCTGATCATTAATCTGGAGCATATGAAAAGTGACAACAGGATTATTGCTTTCATTGAAGACCTCTTCAATCCGCTTATAGTTGCAATTACAGGTGTGAATATAAACAGGGAAACTGTGGAGAATGTAAAAAAGGCAGGTCTTAATGTTATTGATGTCAAAAATAAAGCCCTGATAGATGTTTTCAGATTAATAAGATCTAAACCCTGA
- a CDS encoding FTR1 family iron permease: MFTSFMITFREGLEAFLIVGIILAYLTQTKREQLKHHVFTGAGLGVIASIVAAVAFNILAIQFEGRNEEIFEGFVMLFAAIILTSMIIWMAKESKNVSSSIIQKVDSNKKYGILALVFISVFREGIETVLFLGAAAMNTDNTSVLYGGLLGIAVSLVVAYAVFKYSSHTEIHKFFRITSIFLILFAAGLTAHGVHELQEGGVIPIVVEHVWDINHILDEKGVVGSVMKSLLGYNGNPSLLEVLSYAGYYIAVGIGLNLPRRDVSAAIAV; encoded by the coding sequence ATGTTTACAAGTTTTATGATAACATTTAGAGAAGGGCTGGAAGCATTTCTCATTGTAGGAATTATACTTGCTTACCTGACACAAACAAAAAGAGAACAACTTAAACACCACGTATTCACCGGTGCAGGACTTGGTGTCATAGCAAGTATTGTTGCAGCTGTGGCATTCAACATCCTTGCGATCCAATTTGAAGGACGTAACGAGGAAATATTCGAAGGTTTTGTCATGCTTTTTGCAGCCATCATTCTCACATCAATGATTATATGGATGGCAAAGGAAAGCAAGAATGTAAGTTCTTCTATCATTCAAAAAGTTGACAGTAATAAGAAGTACGGTATACTTGCTCTGGTATTTATTTCTGTATTCAGGGAAGGTATTGAGACTGTATTGTTCCTTGGGGCAGCAGCAATGAATACGGATAATACTTCAGTACTTTATGGAGGATTGCTGGGAATTGCGGTATCCCTGGTTGTTGCCTATGCCGTGTTCAAATATTCTTCTCATACTGAAATCCACAAATTCTTCAGAATAACCAGCATATTTCTGATACTCTTTGCAGCCGGACTTACTGCACATGGTGTACATGAACTTCAGGAAGGCGGTGTCATCCCAATAGTAGTTGAACATGTATGGGATATAAACCACATACTTGATGAAAAGGGAGTTGTTGGATCAGTAATGAAATCATTGCTTGGATACAATGGCAATCCCTCATTGCTAGAAGTTCTTTCATATGCAGGTTACTACATTGCAGTGGGAATCGGTTTGAATCTCCCTCGCAGAGATGTTTCAGCAGCAATTGCTGTCTGA
- a CDS encoding metal-dependent hydrolase → MVNTLSHLGIGLLIASVAGFNSRQIKIVAFMAILPDLDFILNALFLAIDGHLDHQMYNALYYMMGHREFMHSLIFALIVTLYIWYRERDRMLTIASGAAIFSHIYLDYVTSWKMRPFFPLIKEASTIGAIDFFDPLVTVISFVPLFYILASRVRENKNSGVLNGNNTSSQVNGHIRALFQGNGSWLTGISKGEHRSLYRKLLIIFVIWCAFNPLAKAVLLSDIERTEGHEISYQDSYPILPGIFLSAYEFNDTTYRILTFSYWSGVEKEEFVDKCYCDNGSSDPYIQMAQFLYNSSLPGEVDYPVYNVSTYGSNVTVVLSDARNPFAKYWAYFKTEYVFVFDTATENYEVYVKRDVHYSEPMPKGMFE, encoded by the coding sequence ATGGTAAACACACTGTCCCATCTGGGAATCGGGTTACTGATAGCATCAGTTGCAGGATTTAATAGCAGACAGATCAAGATCGTTGCTTTCATGGCAATACTGCCTGATCTGGATTTCATATTAAATGCGCTGTTCCTTGCAATAGACGGACACCTTGATCACCAGATGTATAATGCTCTCTATTATATGATGGGTCACAGAGAGTTCATGCATTCACTCATTTTTGCTTTGATCGTAACTCTCTATATATGGTATAGGGAAAGAGACCGTATGCTTACGATTGCTTCAGGTGCTGCCATATTCAGCCATATTTATCTGGATTATGTAACAAGCTGGAAAATGAGGCCGTTTTTTCCTTTAATAAAAGAAGCGTCAACAATAGGCGCAATTGATTTCTTTGATCCGTTGGTCACAGTTATTTCTTTTGTACCGCTGTTCTATATTCTGGCAAGCCGTGTCCGCGAAAACAAAAATAGTGGTGTCCTTAATGGGAATAATACCTCTTCACAGGTAAATGGTCACATACGTGCACTTTTTCAGGGCAATGGTAGCTGGCTTACCGGAATTTCAAAAGGTGAACACAGATCACTCTACAGGAAACTATTGATAATATTTGTTATATGGTGTGCTTTCAATCCGCTGGCAAAAGCAGTTTTACTATCAGATATTGAAAGAACCGAAGGTCACGAAATTAGCTATCAGGATTCTTACCCTATATTACCGGGGATTTTTCTCTCAGCTTATGAGTTTAATGATACCACATACAGGATATTAACTTTCAGTTACTGGTCTGGTGTGGAAAAAGAAGAATTTGTGGATAAATGTTATTGTGACAATGGTTCTTCTGATCCGTACATACAAATGGCACAATTCCTATACAATTCCAGTCTTCCGGGTGAGGTGGATTATCCGGTTTATAATGTGTCTACTTATGGTTCCAATGTCACAGTAGTACTTAGCGATGCCCGCAATCCTTTTGCAAAATATTGGGCATACTTTAAAACCGAATACGTATTTGTATTCGATACTGCTACTGAAAATTATGAAGTTTATGTGAAAAGGGATGTCCACTATAGTGAACCAATGCCCAAAGGCATGTTTGAGTGA
- a CDS encoding molybdopterin-dependent oxidoreductase, with product MVQLRKYRVLIYCIVALILVSASGCTEDSKQDVNTSGEATVFEGKQLTPISEQRNNGIKGTQYIDQETYELRIYGLVDKPVNLSYNQLLAYPSVSRFVRLDCVEGWGFDAKWTGVTLNTLFNDTGVNSSATTVIFYCADGYSTSLELDYLVDNDIMLAYKLNDITLPADRGFPLQLVAEDKYGYKWAKWITAIEVINEPYKGYWESVGFNNNADVGGPAF from the coding sequence ATGGTTCAACTCAGGAAATATCGCGTCCTAATTTACTGCATAGTAGCGTTGATTCTTGTTTCAGCCAGCGGATGCACTGAAGACTCAAAGCAGGATGTCAATACTTCCGGTGAAGCTACTGTCTTTGAAGGAAAGCAACTTACTCCAATATCCGAGCAACGCAATAACGGTATCAAAGGTACTCAGTATATTGATCAGGAAACATACGAGCTCAGAATTTATGGTCTGGTCGACAAGCCTGTAAACCTGAGCTACAACCAGTTGCTTGCCTATCCTTCTGTTTCAAGGTTCGTTCGTCTGGATTGTGTTGAAGGTTGGGGATTTGATGCAAAATGGACCGGTGTCACCCTGAACACGCTGTTCAATGATACTGGTGTCAACAGCAGTGCAACAACGGTGATATTCTATTGCGCAGATGGATATTCCACATCTCTTGAGCTGGATTATCTTGTGGACAATGACATCATGCTTGCGTACAAGTTAAATGACATAACCCTGCCAGCTGACAGGGGATTCCCTCTGCAGCTTGTGGCTGAGGATAAGTATGGTTACAAGTGGGCAAAATGGATAACTGCAATTGAAGTTATCAATGAACCTTACAAGGGATACTGGGAAAGTGTGGGTTTCAACAACAATGCTGATGTTGGAGGGCCTGCATTTTAG
- a CDS encoding ABC transporter ATP-binding protein — translation MAPMDSIISITGLSKSFGRRKALNNINLDIKKGEFVAVFGPNGAGKTTLLKIMSTIINPSRGSVLVNGIDAKKHPEKIRGMIGAISHETYLYDELTARENLVFFARMYGIENNNIDERVDSMLKSVNLLQRSDERAGSFSRGMKQRLSIARALLHQPEILFMDEPYTGLDQHAAANFERVLMSTGDSDVTRIMITHNIERAFELCDRMLIMDRGEIRFDKLKTEIESVDEFKEQYLSIVEKDTDAEGISNV, via the coding sequence ATGGCTCCAATGGACAGTATCATCTCTATCACTGGTCTTTCAAAGAGCTTCGGGCGAAGGAAAGCATTGAACAATATCAACCTTGATATCAAAAAAGGTGAGTTTGTTGCTGTGTTCGGACCAAACGGAGCCGGAAAAACCACTCTTCTTAAGATAATGTCCACTATTATCAATCCTTCCAGAGGAAGTGTTCTTGTTAATGGAATTGATGCCAAAAAGCATCCTGAAAAGATAAGGGGTATGATTGGTGCAATTTCTCATGAAACTTATCTTTACGATGAGTTGACAGCAAGGGAGAACCTTGTTTTTTTCGCACGTATGTATGGAATTGAGAACAATAACATTGATGAAAGGGTCGATTCCATGCTAAAAAGTGTAAATCTCCTTCAGCGTTCCGATGAGCGTGCCGGTTCATTTTCAAGAGGAATGAAACAAAGGCTTTCAATTGCAAGAGCATTGCTGCACCAGCCTGAGATTTTGTTCATGGATGAGCCATATACCGGGCTTGACCAGCATGCGGCTGCTAATTTCGAGCGTGTGCTCATGAGCACCGGAGATTCTGATGTTACAAGGATAATGATAACCCACAACATAGAGCGTGCTTTTGAACTCTGTGACCGCATGCTCATAATGGATAGGGGAGAAATACGGTTTGATAAACTAAAAACTGAAATTGAAAGCGTGGATGAATTTAAGGAACAGTATCTTTCCATAGTGGAAAAGGATACCGATGCAGAGGGAATAAGTAATGTTTAA
- a CDS encoding heme exporter protein CcmB, translating to MKKSLYIAAKDLRSEFRTKQMLNSMLIFSLIVIVIFSISFGDVLSQTELVGKLAPGVLWVAFTFAGTLGLSRSFAGEMENGCLEGLKLSPIDRSSIYTGKTISNAVLMFIVELLTIPLFIVLFNYNISGIPGLALVIFLGTFGFVSVGTLLSALSASTRAREIMLPVLLLPLIIPVIIPAVMATGTILTDGGIGGISSELRLLIVYDLIFFVVGQLVFEYTVMD from the coding sequence ATGAAGAAAAGCCTCTACATTGCAGCAAAGGATCTCAGGTCGGAGTTCCGTACAAAACAGATGCTCAATTCCATGCTCATCTTCTCGCTTATCGTCATAGTTATCTTTAGCATCTCATTCGGTGATGTTCTCAGTCAGACCGAACTTGTAGGAAAGCTTGCTCCCGGTGTTCTATGGGTGGCTTTCACTTTTGCAGGCACCTTAGGACTTTCACGTTCATTCGCAGGTGAAATGGAGAATGGTTGTCTTGAAGGACTGAAACTCTCACCAATTGACAGGAGCTCGATCTACACCGGAAAAACAATATCAAATGCTGTCCTGATGTTCATTGTAGAATTGCTAACAATACCACTCTTCATAGTTTTGTTCAACTACAACATCAGTGGCATCCCAGGACTTGCACTTGTAATTTTCCTGGGAACATTCGGTTTTGTCAGTGTGGGCACCCTGCTTTCAGCACTTTCAGCAAGTACAAGAGCAAGGGAAATCATGCTTCCAGTGCTGTTGCTGCCGTTAATAATTCCTGTGATAATTCCTGCTGTTATGGCAACAGGAACGATACTCACAGATGGTGGTATTGGTGGTATTTCTTCAGAACTCAGGTTGCTTATTGTGTATGACCTGATATTCTTCGTTGTGGGGCAGCTTGTGTTCGAATATACTGTGATGGATTAA